A part of Prolixibacteraceae bacterium genomic DNA contains:
- a CDS encoding sulfatase-like hydrolase/transferase — protein MSWKSTLKRGFIFFLLNSILCLLISTRYLINTDISSLSTSIYLIISTIGHYFGIILLLYTIVYIPLSLLYKLPKLLNSILIILFSSLTTLLIVDTFVFQLYRFHINNFIIGLILGEGAGDIFQIGTNTYLLGLLSISLIIALESLFVFLSKKWLHIFSIRKVKTITLSGLLICLLYNGIYAYSDAVVFRPVLKLKVVYPLSFPLTAKSFIYKYIVDETTINTSPKITIQENKSLNYPKQKLTTQSSKMNILVLMIDAWNYQCMTPQITPNINSFAKENQLFLKHFSGSNMTKGGVFSFFYGIPALYWEDMIANQTAPVLFDVLKKHNYDIQLFPSATLRNPSLNLNVFSSLKDPNLSTQGENPNVKDANITKNFIQYIKTRKDTTSPFFSFVFYDSAHAINHPKDYKGPFQPEWEYPKYELLSNNLDPIPFFNLYKNSVHYVDHLIKGVFDIIKENNLLENTIVIITGDHGQEFNENHKNYWGHNGNFSKYQTQVPLIIHFPGETAKVMNHLTTHYDITPTILQKYFQCKTPIKSYSVGKNIYDKSAREPIVMGTETKFAFREKDRITYINDDRTFEITDLDLNPLDDAPIHAKSINQSMKIINQYYQ, from the coding sequence ATGAGCTGGAAATCAACCCTTAAAAGAGGATTTATTTTCTTTCTTTTAAACTCAATTCTATGTCTATTGATATCTACAAGATATCTAATAAATACTGACATTTCGAGTCTCTCAACTTCAATCTATTTAATCATATCAACCATTGGTCATTATTTTGGGATAATACTCCTACTATATACCATTGTCTACATCCCTTTAAGCCTACTCTACAAACTTCCCAAACTACTAAACAGTATACTTATAATACTTTTTTCGTCCTTAACCACACTGCTTATTGTAGATACATTTGTTTTCCAACTATATCGGTTTCATATTAATAACTTTATCATCGGACTTATACTCGGTGAAGGGGCAGGAGACATATTTCAAATTGGGACTAATACATATCTTTTAGGGCTTCTATCCATATCCCTCATCATAGCTCTAGAATCACTTTTTGTGTTCTTATCAAAAAAATGGTTACATATATTTAGTATCAGAAAGGTAAAAACGATAACACTTAGTGGATTACTGATATGCCTATTATACAATGGAATATATGCCTATTCAGATGCTGTTGTGTTCCGACCTGTATTAAAACTTAAAGTTGTTTATCCATTATCTTTTCCTCTCACGGCAAAGTCTTTTATCTATAAGTACATTGTGGATGAGACGACAATTAACACCAGTCCAAAAATCACTATTCAGGAGAACAAAAGTTTAAACTACCCAAAACAGAAGTTGACAACCCAGTCGTCTAAGATGAACATACTTGTACTGATGATTGATGCCTGGAATTATCAATGTATGACACCTCAGATCACGCCCAATATAAACTCTTTTGCTAAAGAGAATCAATTATTCCTGAAGCATTTTAGCGGTAGTAATATGACCAAAGGCGGTGTATTTAGTTTTTTCTATGGTATTCCTGCTCTATACTGGGAAGACATGATTGCTAATCAAACAGCTCCAGTGCTATTCGATGTCCTAAAGAAACATAATTATGACATTCAACTATTCCCCAGTGCAACGCTAAGAAATCCATCTTTAAATCTAAATGTATTTAGTTCACTCAAAGATCCAAACCTATCGACCCAAGGAGAAAATCCGAATGTCAAGGATGCGAATATTACAAAGAATTTCATTCAATATATAAAAACAAGAAAAGATACGACCTCTCCGTTCTTTAGTTTTGTATTCTACGATTCGGCTCATGCAATCAACCACCCAAAGGATTACAAAGGACCTTTTCAACCAGAGTGGGAGTATCCAAAATATGAATTATTATCAAACAATCTGGATCCAATACCTTTCTTTAATCTATACAAAAATAGTGTCCATTATGTCGATCATCTAATAAAAGGGGTATTTGATATTATCAAAGAGAATAACCTTCTCGAAAACACCATTGTTATCATTACGGGAGATCATGGTCAAGAGTTTAATGAGAATCATAAAAATTACTGGGGGCACAATGGGAACTTTTCTAAATATCAAACACAAGTCCCTTTAATCATTCACTTCCCAGGAGAAACGGCTAAGGTGATGAATCACTTAACCACCCATTACGACATCACGCCAACCATACTACAGAAATATTTTCAATGTAAGACTCCGATTAAATCCTATTCTGTTGGGAAAAATATCTACGACAAAAGTGCAAGAGAGCCTATTGTCATGGGAACTGAAACTAAATTTGCATTTCGTGAAAAAGATCGCATTACATATATCAATGACGATAGAACATTTGAAATCACCGATCTTGACCTAAACCCTTTAGATGATGCACCAATTCATGCAAAATCTATTAATCAGTCAATGAAAATAATTAACCAGTATTACCAGTAG
- a CDS encoding TonB-dependent receptor — translation MNCHKIKSYLLTIMCILMGVIHVNAKKSNVTIMGTVVSEEQPIQFATVALYTENKVSLLGGAITDEKGSFRIEAPKHNGYVLVVSSIGFEKQELTLNGNQPVIQKMIDLKTSVTSLSEVQVKGSAIQNKIDRDVVTITKSMREGAPTTNFLLRKTPGVDVDYLSEGITVDGKSNVLLLVDGVKKDVKYIQSLSSKRIDKMEIYRDANGRYAMEGFSAVINIILRKNYRGFSLSLEDKEVFSTNGNNGPNTRMQTQQYVQTDYTMDKLLVYGSFRHYKEDFYFEQQEDLQYGSQRITSHNLKDLDYNNYRQTGYLYGKAGLDYQITKKQKLGLQYSYNNDLDGANKDKRMFERWVYNDSNNENPDEVYQSDQYVDENGHTHDFQTTYMFDVSDRTKINMEGYYNRSLSDRWTEISTTNSLSGTIQNEDKQSDYFKGVAEWEQRLGKKTELSMGYNYIWKYSNDTIHSAVADQTTDSNFSLGVNKRKEIYHRVYGNINIPISKKFVTGFGYGAEWNKLGSATSFQVQHLPYARILYKPSTKLTVLLNYKVKTNNPYRSQTMNYDTYIDEFSLNRGNPNLKGYSTHRVEMGINMFRNKLRITPYYSTSDNAITTWGLGTETINGADKYVYTYVNADRYDKMGVVFSGNLKLSKRWLAAVMGSYNHYELAYGNMVQKENALLIRGQLIYQVAKRGLVFGAIYKNFVYDEPLLMGYRTTGNDMLSCLVMKRFKKSGINIMAYYGLPVGGDLFDYSLGQSWNDPRGVKPYRSDNFTDVTILKGIGMIKIGWRFNKGKVHKKMKRSDLEEKRDTSGDLGI, via the coding sequence ATGAATTGTCATAAAATTAAAAGCTATTTACTTACGATTATGTGTATTCTCATGGGAGTGATACATGTCAATGCAAAAAAATCGAATGTTACCATCATGGGAACTGTGGTGAGTGAGGAGCAGCCTATTCAGTTTGCGACTGTAGCACTCTATACAGAAAACAAAGTTTCGCTATTAGGTGGAGCCATCACAGATGAGAAGGGGTCCTTTAGAATCGAAGCCCCCAAACATAATGGTTATGTGTTGGTGGTTAGCTCTATTGGGTTTGAGAAACAAGAGTTGACGTTAAATGGGAATCAACCTGTGATTCAAAAAATGATTGACCTGAAAACTTCTGTCACCAGTTTATCTGAAGTCCAAGTAAAGGGATCTGCAATTCAGAATAAGATTGATAGGGATGTGGTGACGATCACAAAGAGTATGAGAGAGGGAGCTCCAACTACCAATTTCTTATTACGGAAGACCCCTGGTGTGGATGTCGATTACCTCAGTGAAGGGATCACGGTGGATGGTAAATCGAATGTCCTACTATTGGTTGACGGTGTGAAAAAAGATGTCAAGTATATACAGAGTCTCTCGTCAAAGCGTATTGATAAGATGGAGATTTACAGGGATGCTAATGGTCGTTATGCGATGGAAGGATTTAGTGCGGTAATTAATATAATTTTACGTAAGAACTATCGTGGTTTCTCATTGTCACTAGAGGATAAAGAAGTTTTTTCTACCAATGGTAATAATGGTCCCAATACACGGATGCAAACGCAGCAATATGTGCAGACAGATTATACTATGGATAAGTTGCTTGTATATGGAAGTTTTAGGCATTATAAGGAGGATTTCTATTTCGAACAACAAGAAGATCTACAGTATGGTTCGCAACGAATTACTTCACATAACCTGAAAGATTTGGACTATAATAATTATAGACAGACAGGTTATCTTTATGGAAAAGCGGGTTTGGATTATCAGATTACAAAGAAGCAAAAGCTTGGATTACAATATAGTTATAATAATGATCTAGATGGTGCAAACAAAGATAAGCGTATGTTTGAGCGTTGGGTCTATAACGATAGTAATAATGAGAATCCAGATGAGGTGTATCAAAGTGATCAGTATGTTGATGAGAATGGACATACCCATGATTTTCAGACTACCTATATGTTTGATGTTAGCGATCGTACGAAGATTAATATGGAGGGGTATTATAATCGGTCTCTTTCTGATCGATGGACCGAAATAAGTACTACCAATAGTCTTTCGGGTACTATCCAAAATGAAGATAAACAGTCAGACTACTTTAAAGGTGTGGCAGAATGGGAACAGCGATTGGGTAAGAAGACCGAGTTGTCGATGGGGTATAATTATATATGGAAATACTCTAACGATACGATACATAGTGCTGTAGCAGACCAGACAACTGATTCTAATTTTAGCTTAGGTGTAAACAAACGTAAGGAGATTTATCACAGGGTGTATGGAAATATTAATATTCCTATTTCTAAGAAGTTTGTGACTGGCTTTGGATATGGAGCAGAATGGAATAAGTTAGGGAGTGCCACCTCTTTTCAAGTACAGCATTTGCCATATGCTAGGATTCTTTATAAACCTTCAACAAAACTAACCGTGTTGTTGAACTATAAAGTGAAAACGAACAATCCTTATCGTTCTCAAACGATGAACTACGATACTTATATAGATGAGTTCTCTTTGAATAGAGGAAACCCCAACCTCAAAGGATATAGCACCCATCGTGTGGAGATGGGTATCAATATGTTTAGAAATAAGTTAAGAATTACTCCCTATTATAGTACGAGTGACAATGCGATTACTACATGGGGATTGGGAACAGAGACCATCAATGGGGCAGACAAGTATGTTTATACTTATGTGAATGCTGATCGATATGATAAAATGGGGGTCGTATTTAGTGGTAATCTGAAGCTTTCTAAGAGGTGGTTGGCAGCGGTTATGGGAAGTTACAACCACTATGAATTAGCATACGGAAATATGGTACAGAAAGAGAATGCACTACTTATCAGAGGACAGTTGATTTATCAGGTAGCGAAGCGAGGTCTTGTTTTTGGTGCTATATATAAGAATTTCGTTTATGATGAGCCATTGTTAATGGGATATAGAACGACAGGAAATGATATGCTCTCTTGTCTTGTAATGAAACGCTTCAAAAAGAGTGGTATTAATATTATGGCTTATTACGGTTTACCTGTCGGTGGGGATCTTTTTGATTATTCCTTGGGTCAATCTTGGAATGATCCTCGTGGAGTAAAGCCTTACCGAAGTGATAATTTTACGGATGTAACTATTTTGAAAGGCATTGGAATGATCAAAATAGGATGGCGATTCAATAAAGGAAAAGTGCATAAGAAGATGAAACGCAGTGACTTGGAAGAGAAGAGAGATACTTCGGGTGATTTGGGTATCTAA
- a CDS encoding glycosyltransferase, whose product MKPTKIVIIGPAWPYRGGIATTNERLAKEFESEGREVHLETFTMQYPSILFPGSSQYATCEAPSLSIERSINSMNPISWIKTGKRIAKRKPDMVIIRYWIPFLAPAFGTIARIIKQNSSAKVLLLADNIVPHEQRFFDPILTKYMVKGIDGFLTMSSSVLKQLDQFDIQKPRKLSIHPLFDNYGDKVSREASLDALGLDPSFRYILFFGFIRDYKGLDLLLEAFAQMNREDPKVKLLVAGEFYSKPDKYHELIQRLGIEDEVVLHTHFISEDQVKYYFNGADIVAQPYKSATQSGVTQIAYHFEVPMLVTNVGGLSEIVPDQKVGYVTDIAPTKIAEALDDFYLNNRYASFVESIEEEKKKYSWDKLTKACDDVCQEIKSL is encoded by the coding sequence ATGAAACCAACGAAGATTGTCATTATTGGGCCAGCTTGGCCATATAGAGGGGGCATTGCAACGACCAATGAACGTTTGGCTAAGGAGTTTGAATCCGAGGGCAGAGAGGTTCATTTAGAGACTTTTACGATGCAATATCCGTCCATTCTATTTCCTGGAAGCAGTCAGTATGCCACTTGCGAAGCACCATCACTAAGCATAGAGAGAAGTATCAATTCGATGAATCCTATTTCGTGGATCAAAACGGGGAAGCGTATTGCGAAGCGAAAACCTGATATGGTGATTATTCGTTATTGGATTCCATTTCTGGCACCTGCTTTTGGTACGATAGCGCGTATCATTAAGCAAAACAGTAGTGCCAAGGTGTTGTTACTAGCAGATAATATTGTCCCGCATGAACAGAGGTTTTTCGATCCGATATTGACCAAATATATGGTTAAGGGGATTGATGGATTTTTGACCATGTCATCGAGTGTACTAAAACAGCTAGATCAATTTGATATTCAAAAGCCTAGGAAATTATCTATTCACCCACTGTTTGATAACTATGGAGATAAAGTTTCGAGAGAAGCCTCTTTAGATGCTTTGGGTTTAGATCCGAGTTTTCGATATATTCTATTCTTTGGGTTTATACGTGATTATAAAGGTCTTGATCTTCTCTTAGAGGCATTTGCTCAGATGAATAGAGAAGATCCTAAAGTAAAACTACTTGTGGCAGGAGAGTTTTATTCGAAACCGGATAAGTATCATGAATTGATCCAACGATTGGGTATAGAGGATGAGGTAGTGCTTCATACCCACTTTATCAGTGAAGATCAAGTGAAATATTATTTTAATGGTGCGGATATCGTTGCACAACCATATAAATCGGCAACACAGAGTGGGGTGACACAGATTGCCTATCATTTTGAAGTCCCGATGCTTGTCACGAATGTTGGAGGACTTTCCGAAATTGTTCCAGATCAGAAGGTTGGATATGTAACTGATATTGCTCCAACAAAGATTGCAGAAGCTTTAGATGATTTTTATTTAAACAATAGATATGCCTCTTTTGTAGAGAGTATAGAGGAGGAGAAGAAAAAATATAGTTGGGATAAACTGACAAAAGCATGCGATGATGTTTGTCAAGAGATAAAATCATTGTAA